The genomic region ttcctgtctccgTCCCCCAGGTAGTGTCACTGACTGAGTACCACCGCCGGATCGATGCGCTAAACAGTGAAGATCTGAAATCTCTCTGCAAGCGGCTTCAGGTGCCCCACTCAGCAAAGCTCCAGCTCTCCATTCCCCTTTTCtaggctatgtcccaaatggcaccctattctttatgtagtgcactaaGTTTGGCCACtattatgtagggaataaggtgccattttagATTTGCCCCTGCCAGGCTCTGTTAGAACTCCTCGGTGTGTTTCTGACCTCTTGCCTCTCACCCAGTTGTCCTACCTGGGCTAACCTTGACCTGGGCTAACCTTGACCTGGGCTAACCTTGACCTGGGCTAACCTTGACCTGGGCTAACCTTGACCTGGGCTAACCTTGACCTGGGCTAACCTTGACCTGGGCTAACCTTGACCTGGGCTAACCTTGACCTGGGCTAACCTTGACCTGGGCCCTGGGATGGGCCAGCACTATGATGCTGCAGACTCGTGTAGCAACTATCAAAAGAACCGCTATGGGGATAATTTGAAGAGTTTTGTGCAACCAGCAACTAATTCCTggtagagaaagggaggagggtaATTGATGTCTTCATGAAGTTCTCATAATGCCTTACATATCCACTTCTCACAGCTCTTCACTGACCACTGCTGTGGCTAGTTTTCAGAAGGCCTCATTAATGTTTATTATTGGCCATAGCTAATTAGATAGCCTAGACCCAAGGCTGTCATAGAGACAAATAATGTGAATCATAATACAATATGTTGTAGCCTATCTCTGTTGAGGGAGGGGAATTTTCCTGAGGTTTCTCGACTTAATCAAATGTGGAATTTGTGTTCCTCCACTTCTGAATGACTACTCACAAACTGTGTTTATCCATCCACATCTGGGTAGTGAGGAACTACTGCTTCCCCATCCGCCTCTGCTTTCTAttgaagggagagaggtagatggTGGGTGGGTGGAAGTGGGATTCGATTCAATCCATTAAGTGGGTGCAGGATTGTTTGTGCAGGACAATGCAGGTAATTCAACAGGACTGTAATGTGATCACGGTCAGGCCACCAGTAGCTAGGCTGTCTACAACAGGCCTGTTATGGAGGAAGATAAACAACCCCCGCTGGAACTCAAACAGTCCAACACCGTGTGTCCAGCTCAATCACAAATAGGCCTTCTGGACCACTCATTATTTACACATACACATTACTGTGTTTTGCATTTTCTCCAGCCAACATTCCTATTGTGCTATAAGTATAGACATATCCAGACTCAGACATTGTACAATTTAGCCTCCTGATTTGCCCTCTGTATATGAATATAATGCACATTTCCAAGTGTTATTGCAATTCTGGAGAAGCCCACATGTTTTTATGAGCCATTAAGGCTCTCATAAGCCAAGGCTGGCTCCTTACCTTTTAATGTGTTACTGACATAAAGGAGTCTGGTCTATGGTCTCCCTAAACCCATTGCTCCCAAATTGATGCTTTTCACAGCTGACTTAATTTGTTATATTAAGTAGGACTATCTTGTATATTTGTTTTTTGGGGCTCATGTTAGCCTGTAAATAATCCTGCCTCTGCTGATATGAGACTTTATTCATATCTTTAAAACCACTTGCTTAGAAATCATATGACCCACCCCCACTCCTAGTAAGTTACGTGGTATTGGTTTATTAGGCTATAAAAAAACATCTAACACCGTGTTCATACCagtctatgtcccaaatggcaccctattcactctAAAGGGCACCACTTTTCACCAGGGCCAAGAAGTGCACTATAAgggataggatgccatttgggacatagctaAAAGCGATAGACACCCCATTGCCCTTACTAGTAAAGCCCACCCCTCCTGACTGTTGTCTGTGTTTTCAGATCACCACCAAGGAGGAGGTGAACTCTAAGCATGCCACCTCTATCAAGACGGAGCTGGAGCCTGAGACCTTCAGACCCAACCTCAGTGAGCCTAGTGAGCTGCTGGAGGCACAGCAGATAGAGAAGGTAATAACGCACAATGGCAAGATCCATACCCGTTGGCATATTGATGCACTGACACTGATTATCAATAGGCTGCTTCCTAAAGAATCGTCTTGCTTGACCTTCAGCCAGAGTGCTGGCCCTCCTTGGGGAGCTATCTGTTTAGTGACAGCACGTTCTTTAGCCTCATCAAAGAATCTCTATGAATTACAATACTGGGATGGTTGGGGTTTTCAGATCAGGTCTGTTAGGGTTTTAACATGGTGGGGTTAGTCTTCAGAAAAAAGGCATATTTGCATGTAGGCCTATAGCTGATGGGGGAATTCTTGTTAAGACATGCAACGAAGGAAGGAGCCATAGAATGTGTGTGACTAGCCTGCTGCGCTCTTATTGTAGGTCTCTCTGTGGTTGACTCTTAAAGCCTGTTCTCCTGAGACTGTTGTGTTTTGGGTGTGTGGAGCTCAGTTACTCTCTAACAACCAGCTGTGGGAAAAGGTCACTCCATTGATGTCTGTGGCCTTTTCGCTCtttcactcccccccccccccctgtgtctGCCTCTTTTCTCCAGCTGGCCAAGAACCTTCCTCCCCGTACCATTGGGTACCCCTGGACCTTGGCCTATGGCACCACCAAGCATGGCATGAGCATCAAGAGTCTGTATCGGGCCATGCAGGGGCAGGACACCCCTGTGCTGTTGGTTATCAGGGATAGTGATGGTGGGGTGAGTGGGACAACAACACTTCTCTATTAGGCCTGAGTCCAGACCTGTGCATGTAACTCAAATTTGTGTGAAAGTCCTCCATTATATTCAATGTGTAGTTTATGCGAAAGTGTGAGACAAGCACGCTCATCTGAAGTTAGGATTGGGCCTTTGAGCTGTAATACATTACCATGGTTCCATACTGTCTGTTTCCTGACCTGGTGTGTTCTGGTTGATTGTGTTGCTGCAGGTGTTTGGTGCGTTGGCGTCCGAACCCTTCAAAATCAGCGAGGGATTCTATGGCACGGGAGAGACCTTCCTCTTCACCTTCTGTCCAGAGTTTGAGGTaggttgacctctgacctctctgatTGGTGATTCTCTTGACAATGAGAAGCTTATGTAAGATGGGATGAGGGTTTGTAATGATATATCTACACAGATGGTGGCATGCTCTGTTCTGTGTTGACAGGTGTACAAATGGACAGGTGACAATATGTTCTTTATGAAAGGAGATATGGACTCCTTAGCTTTTGGTGGTGGAAGGTACGTACCtgctattcttttttttttttactttttttttttaatgtaaaagTTTTATTTGGCATTAAACTTTGAAACTGGGTTGTCAGTTAAGATGTTGTGGTTAGTCAACATTGCACAGTCACTGCTCAGTGTGTTCAGAAGAGTAAAATGGCACCCATAGTCTTAAGTTTATCAGACCAACGCTTGAATGTCAGAACACTCACAGCATGCATTCGATGTCCTTGCTGTCTGGATTGAGTCTCTGAAGATGCTGTGACGTGTTTGTGTTGATGTGTTTCAGTGGTGAGTTTGGCCTGTGGTTGGATGGAGACCTGTACCACGGCAGGAGTCACTCCTGTAAAACCTTTGGCAACCCCATGCTCTCCAAGAAGGAGGATTTCTATATACAGGACATTGAGATCTGGGCTTTTGAATAACAAAACCCACCACGGGAAAAAGAGAAGGACTAAACATCCCTCCAATGGCATTGTTGTCTCAAACCTAACTGCACATCACCACCCTGCTCCAACCCACTGTCTGGGGCTCCCAGGACGGAGCCAGCTGAAGGATGCGTGTTGTGCGTTCATACGTTACTCCTGCAGTTATAACAGAGCTTTTCTTTGTGAATGACCTTGTGTGTATCTTGTTACAGCTGTGTGCAGCGTCTTTGAAGAggtgtactgtcctgtactatactGTGAGGCATCAGGGGATGTGTGGGTTTGTTAGAGACCGTAGAGACGCCTTGTTGCAGAACCAAGGAGGAGCAATCagatcgctctctctctgacctcagcAGGAGATGATTTCGGCTCAGGTTTGTGATTGAGAGAGAAACTGCCGTAGTCCAGATTATCTGAAATTGAGACACTCAAGGAACCCCGCCCCTCAACTTGGTTGACGTCAGTCAGTAGGATGTTACTGTATGTGGTGTTACAGGCCTTTCGTGGAGAGATCCAGTAATAAAATAAACAACATGCATTCCTTTGTTCTCAGAGGAGACGGTTGAACCGAACATAGTTCTGGTTGGTGTTCAAACACCTGAAGGAAGAATCTCAGCAGAATGTGAGGATGATGAGGACACTATATTATGAGGGGAGGAAAATATTTTACATTGGTTTACTTCTGAGGCAAGAACGACGTATAGAGTGTTGTGTATTGTAGTCCTATTGTTCACCATCACAGCACATAGCTAGAATCAGAATATTACCCATCGTCGTACTAATAATGTTCTGTTCAGTGGGTGTACTACGTGTGAGTTCAGCTCCCACCGGCGCCCCTCGGGAGTCGTGTGTACTGTTCGTAGACAGTAATGTGTTGCAATAGATTTGTGGAATATGCAAATTACTGTCATGTGACCTCAAATAATCCAGGTTGGCGGCGCTTTTCCTCGCCTGTCCGTGGCTCTTTATCAGAGAGGACTTGTAAAGCTTTCATGTCTTGATCCACAATTGCTTTTCTGGGTATAATTTGAAAAGCGTGAGACTTGGTTAACTGTTTTACATGCATATGACAattgtatattatttatatataattAATTATATATGTTGCTGTTGTGTGACAGTGATCTTTTTGTGCTGATATTTCAGCTGTTACAAATATATTGTATATTACCCTGTAAATTCATGTTAAAATAGATTTGTTCCTAAATAGGAACACATATGATTGGTGGGTTGCTTCTAGTACTTAAATCCGGTCTAAAAGCGTTATAAACCAGGTTCTTAGACTTTTAGTAGCAGTAGCTGTACAGTAATTTTTGTTTAGAA from Oncorhynchus masou masou isolate Uvic2021 chromosome 29, UVic_Omas_1.1, whole genome shotgun sequence harbors:
- the LOC135520386 gene encoding oxidation resistance protein 1-like isoform X5; this translates as MYGEGVKGIGHEPGFMVVKKPSGSETGEDEPLTDINNKEWEVVSLTEYHRRIDALNSEDLKSLCKRLQITTKEEVNSKHATSIKTELEPETFRPNLSEPSELLEAQQIEKLAKNLPPRTIGYPWTLAYGTTKHGMSIKSLYRAMQGQDTPVLLVIRDSDGGVFGALASEPFKISEGFYGTGETFLFTFCPEFEVYKWTGDNMFFMKGDMDSLAFGGGSGEFGLWLDGDLYHGRSHSCKTFGNPMLSKKEDFYIQDIEIWAFE
- the LOC135520386 gene encoding oxidation resistance protein 1-like isoform X6, which codes for MFSRRVKEETPLTPKYTYVVSLTEYHRRIDALNSEDLKSLCKRLQITTKEEVNSKHATSIKTELEPETFRPNLSEPSELLEAQQIEKLAKNLPPRTIGYPWTLAYGTTKHGMSIKSLYRAMQGQDTPVLLVIRDSDGGVFGALASEPFKISEGFYGTGETFLFTFCPEFEVYKWTGDNMFFMKGDMDSLAFGGGSGEFGLWLDGDLYHGRSHSCKTFGNPMLSKKEDFYIQDIEIWAFE